Proteins encoded in a region of the Pseudomonas sp. GOM7 genome:
- a CDS encoding non-ribosomal peptide synthetase — MLDRLMRDCWLRGIRLSASEGRLMISAGLPEALNSPLEQELQARAGEILPWLQRHPDYFEARPLSDNEQALWFLQRMEPNSCAYNIALAGRVRPQYLWADLPQRLERAWQVVQRRYPHLCSAYVERDGQLLQWDSRPQPNSLQCETWQGADAASVQQRVIELADKPFDLAAGEVSRLVLLSNQLDDRVEHTVLLGIHHIVSDLTTFDVLFSELFALVDGEVLADVDPQAYRNWCSALHIRSEAIEAEELTWWQAQLADAPTLELPTDFAHGSTQGFEGGELSFHFGADNSERLRTVAKSLGVTPYVYWFSLFQQFLGMLSGQDDFVLGTPSGWRLKREQAELPGYLVNPLPVRCRVRRDLSSAEWARQVAANVKQALRHRHYPFARLAKHLDLPRQMGRAPVFQHMFTLNKERDVPFERYIERMIGEQRGAAHELNLVIIDDLPEFIGRWRYSKALYRRESVERFQAQFLALVMAAMEQPDVPFAELDWLAPEQRSQLSGETLSVSEEGAWQAFTKHCLEKPQAIALEDRQGQLTYAELVGAVVARGERLQGSLSALGDRVALCLPRSRELVMHMLAAWQCGATYLALDPQWPESRLQDICLDATPRVCVGEGERPDWLPEQVQWLAVPGEAAFSDAPLRTSVPADLPAYVVYTSGSSGRPKGVEVTQGNLIHYVSACLARLHLSSDASLTSLASCATDLGHTALFGALLSGRRLRLLDEALAFDAEELAALLGQQPVDMLKIVPSHLNALLVASEPQRLLPRQCLVLGGEALGADLLARVRALSPHLRIVNHYGPSETTVGVLTHEVEGEGDAPLGRPLGNVRISVRGPDGAVLPAGVSGELYIEGATVARGYLSASEVDQARFGKQGYRTGDRVRLDHLGRVLFLGRLDEQVKIRGYRVEPSEVAAQLRALPQVADVCVLNAPTPLTGNRLVAFLVAANGDLAGIQAALQARLPDYMQPAQWHCLEAMPLLANGKVDRQALLNLAEQAPRSVEARAEQPLNAVESTLLAIWRELLGNPDIGPDDNFFAQGGDSILGLQIIARARQQQITLTPKQLFAEPSVRALARVAQTPQRARVERLLAIAREILEKPDLQADDNFFAVGGDSILSLQIIARAKQQGLQLKPKQIFEFPSVSGWAEQAVELASVAEPAKVDNAEPSAAFALTPIQAWFFDQQQNTPQYWNQSLLLAVQQPLEPARLAQALATLLQRHSSLRLIFEQSAQGWQQRYQPLSADMAGKLLQVVEQPLDDALLEQWQQGWQLDRAPLIRWVYFTGSGHLLCTAHHLLVDAVSWQVLLEELESLYLDPQASLPAVSTSFHGWSEALQRHRQSAEVLAQRDYWQAQLAEEGEVARDVSLYGESRTLETKLSVEKTELLLGDCHGAYGTQVQDLLVAVLAGVIGQWLGREQVTLEMESHGRSGWEQGPDLSRSVGWHTSRYPLAVRAAEQPEEAIIAAKEALRRVPEQGIGYGLLRLDPQHGLGAASLLTFNYLGRVDQWLGGSRLWRLAQTLCPAMRAPDTRRTHLLDVTALVDQGQLHIEWRYAPQVHEQTLIGALAQQFQQRIEALLEHCLDPEAGRATAADFADSGLSDDEFLGLLEQLQ; from the coding sequence ATGCTCGATCGCCTGATGCGTGATTGCTGGCTGCGCGGTATTCGCCTGTCCGCCAGTGAAGGCCGCCTGATGATTTCCGCTGGCTTGCCAGAGGCGTTGAATTCGCCCTTGGAGCAGGAGCTGCAGGCACGCGCAGGCGAGATTCTGCCGTGGCTGCAGCGTCATCCGGATTACTTCGAGGCGCGTCCGCTCAGCGATAACGAGCAAGCCCTGTGGTTCCTGCAGCGCATGGAACCGAACAGTTGCGCCTACAACATCGCCCTGGCTGGGCGAGTCAGGCCGCAATACCTCTGGGCGGATCTGCCACAGCGTCTGGAGCGGGCCTGGCAGGTCGTACAGCGGCGTTATCCGCACCTGTGCAGTGCCTATGTCGAGCGTGACGGCCAGTTGCTGCAGTGGGACAGCCGCCCACAGCCCAACTCGCTGCAATGCGAGACCTGGCAGGGCGCGGATGCAGCCAGCGTGCAGCAACGCGTGATCGAACTGGCCGACAAGCCCTTCGATCTGGCTGCCGGTGAAGTCAGCCGGCTGGTGCTGTTGAGCAACCAGTTGGATGACCGCGTCGAGCACACGGTGCTGCTGGGCATTCACCATATCGTCTCCGACCTGACCACCTTCGATGTGCTGTTCAGCGAACTGTTCGCCCTGGTCGATGGCGAAGTGCTTGCCGATGTCGACCCCCAGGCCTATCGCAACTGGTGCAGCGCCCTGCATATCCGCAGCGAGGCGATCGAGGCCGAGGAGCTGACCTGGTGGCAGGCGCAACTGGCCGATGCACCAACGCTGGAACTGCCCACCGACTTCGCCCATGGCAGCACCCAGGGCTTCGAGGGCGGCGAGCTGTCGTTCCATTTTGGCGCGGACAACAGCGAGCGGCTGCGCACGGTGGCCAAAAGCCTGGGCGTTACGCCCTACGTTTACTGGTTCTCACTGTTCCAGCAGTTTCTCGGCATGCTCTCCGGGCAGGATGATTTCGTCCTCGGTACCCCCAGTGGCTGGCGTCTGAAGCGCGAGCAGGCCGAATTGCCGGGCTACCTGGTCAACCCCTTGCCGGTGCGCTGCCGGGTGCGTCGCGACCTGTCCAGTGCTGAGTGGGCAAGGCAGGTGGCGGCCAATGTCAAACAGGCGCTGCGCCACCGTCACTATCCCTTCGCGCGCCTGGCCAAGCACCTGGATCTGCCGCGGCAGATGGGTCGGGCGCCGGTGTTCCAGCATATGTTCACCCTGAACAAGGAGCGTGACGTACCCTTCGAGCGCTATATCGAGCGCATGATCGGCGAGCAGCGTGGCGCGGCCCACGAGCTGAACCTGGTGATCATCGATGACCTGCCCGAGTTCATCGGGCGCTGGCGCTACAGCAAGGCGTTGTATCGCCGCGAGAGCGTCGAGCGCTTCCAGGCGCAGTTCCTGGCCCTGGTCATGGCGGCCATGGAGCAGCCGGACGTGCCTTTCGCTGAACTGGACTGGCTGGCTCCAGAACAACGTTCGCAGTTGTCTGGCGAAACCTTGTCGGTGTCGGAGGAGGGCGCCTGGCAGGCCTTCACCAAGCACTGTTTGGAAAAACCCCAGGCCATCGCCCTGGAGGATCGGCAGGGTCAACTGACCTATGCCGAGCTGGTCGGAGCCGTGGTCGCCCGTGGCGAGCGCCTGCAAGGCTCGCTGAGCGCCCTGGGCGATCGGGTTGCCCTGTGCCTGCCGCGCAGCCGTGAACTGGTGATGCATATGCTCGCCGCCTGGCAGTGCGGCGCCACCTATCTGGCCCTCGACCCGCAGTGGCCCGAGTCGCGTCTGCAGGACATCTGCCTGGATGCCACACCCAGGGTCTGCGTGGGTGAGGGCGAGCGGCCAGACTGGTTGCCAGAGCAGGTGCAGTGGCTGGCCGTGCCGGGCGAGGCGGCATTTAGCGATGCACCGCTGCGCACCAGCGTGCCGGCGGACTTGCCGGCCTACGTGGTCTACACCTCCGGTTCCAGTGGGCGACCCAAGGGCGTGGAGGTGACCCAGGGCAACCTCATCCACTACGTCAGCGCCTGCCTGGCGCGACTGCACCTGAGCAGCGATGCCAGCCTGACGAGCCTGGCCAGTTGTGCCACGGATCTGGGCCACACTGCCTTGTTCGGCGCGCTGCTCAGCGGCCGACGCTTGCGCCTGCTGGACGAGGCGCTGGCCTTCGATGCCGAGGAACTGGCGGCGTTGCTCGGCCAGCAACCCGTGGACATGCTGAAGATCGTGCCTTCGCACCTCAACGCCCTGCTGGTGGCCAGCGAGCCGCAGCGCCTGTTGCCGCGCCAGTGCCTGGTGCTCGGTGGCGAAGCCCTGGGCGCCGACCTGCTGGCGCGGGTGCGTGCCCTGAGCCCGCACCTGCGTATCGTCAACCACTACGGGCCCAGCGAAACCACGGTGGGCGTGCTGACCCACGAAGTCGAAGGCGAGGGTGACGCACCGCTCGGCCGGCCCCTGGGCAACGTGCGCATCAGCGTGCGTGGGCCGGATGGCGCCGTATTGCCGGCTGGCGTCAGCGGCGAGCTGTATATCGAGGGCGCCACCGTGGCGCGTGGTTACCTGAGTGCCAGCGAGGTCGATCAGGCGCGTTTCGGTAAGCAGGGTTACCGCACGGGCGACCGCGTTCGCCTCGATCATCTGGGGCGGGTGCTGTTCCTCGGGCGCCTGGACGAGCAGGTGAAGATTCGCGGCTACCGCGTCGAGCCTTCGGAAGTGGCAGCGCAATTGCGTGCGCTGCCCCAGGTGGCGGACGTGTGCGTGCTCAACGCGCCGACGCCGCTGACTGGTAACCGCCTGGTAGCCTTCCTGGTCGCTGCCAATGGCGACCTGGCGGGTATCCAGGCCGCGTTGCAGGCACGCCTGCCGGACTATATGCAACCGGCGCAGTGGCATTGCCTGGAGGCCATGCCGCTGCTGGCCAACGGCAAGGTCGACCGTCAGGCGTTGTTGAACCTGGCCGAGCAAGCGCCACGCAGCGTCGAGGCACGTGCCGAGCAGCCGCTGAATGCCGTGGAAAGCACCCTGCTGGCCATCTGGCGCGAACTGCTGGGCAACCCGGACATCGGCCCGGACGACAACTTCTTCGCTCAGGGCGGCGACTCGATTCTCGGCCTGCAGATCATCGCCCGTGCGCGCCAGCAGCAGATCACCCTCACGCCCAAGCAACTGTTCGCCGAGCCCAGCGTGCGGGCGCTGGCGCGGGTGGCGCAGACGCCGCAGCGGGCCAGGGTCGAACGCCTGCTGGCGATTGCCCGGGAGATTCTGGAAAAGCCCGACCTGCAAGCCGACGACAACTTCTTCGCGGTCGGTGGCGACTCCATTCTCAGCCTGCAGATCATCGCTCGCGCCAAGCAGCAGGGCCTGCAGCTCAAGCCCAAGCAGATCTTCGAGTTCCCATCGGTCAGCGGCTGGGCCGAGCAGGCCGTGGAGCTCGCCAGTGTGGCCGAGCCGGCCAAGGTCGATAACGCCGAGCCAAGCGCCGCTTTCGCCCTGACGCCGATCCAGGCCTGGTTCTTCGATCAGCAGCAGAACACCCCGCAGTACTGGAACCAGTCCCTGCTGCTGGCCGTTCAGCAACCGCTGGAGCCGGCGCGCCTGGCCCAGGCACTGGCCACCTTGCTGCAGCGTCACAGCAGCCTGCGGCTGATCTTCGAGCAGAGCGCGCAGGGCTGGCAGCAACGCTATCAGCCGCTGTCGGCGGACATGGCCGGCAAGCTGCTGCAGGTGGTCGAACAACCGCTGGACGACGCGCTGCTGGAGCAGTGGCAACAAGGCTGGCAACTGGATCGCGCGCCCTTGATCCGCTGGGTGTACTTCACCGGCAGTGGGCATCTGCTGTGCACGGCGCATCATCTGCTGGTCGACGCCGTGTCCTGGCAGGTGCTGCTGGAAGAACTGGAAAGCCTCTACCTCGACCCGCAGGCTTCGCTGCCGGCGGTTTCCACCAGTTTCCATGGCTGGAGCGAGGCCTTGCAGCGACATCGCCAGAGCGCAGAGGTGCTGGCCCAGCGTGACTACTGGCAAGCGCAGTTGGCCGAGGAGGGCGAGGTCGCCCGTGACGTCAGTCTGTACGGCGAAAGCCGCACGCTGGAAACCAAGCTGTCCGTCGAGAAAACCGAACTGTTGCTGGGCGACTGCCATGGGGCCTACGGCACCCAGGTGCAGGATCTGCTGGTTGCGGTACTGGCCGGCGTGATCGGCCAATGGCTGGGGCGCGAGCAGGTCACCCTGGAGATGGAAAGCCACGGTCGCAGTGGCTGGGAGCAGGGCCCGGATCTGTCGCGCTCGGTGGGTTGGCACACCAGCCGCTACCCCTTGGCCGTGCGGGCCGCCGAACAGCCGGAGGAGGCGATCATCGCCGCCAAGGAAGCACTGCGCCGCGTACCGGAACAGGGCATCGGCTACGGCCTGCTGCGCCTCGATCCCCAGCACGGGCTCGGCGCCGCTTCGCTGCTCACCTTCAACTATCTGGGGCGGGTCGACCAGTGGCTGGGTGGCTCGCGCCTGTGGCGCCTGGCGCAGACGCTGTGCCCGGCCATGCGTGCCCCCGACACCCGCCGCACCCATCTGCTCGACGTCACCGCCCTGGTCGACCAGGGTCAGTTGCACATCGAATGGCGCTACGCCCCGCAGGTGCATGAGCAGACCCTGATCGGCGCACTGGCGCAGCAGTTCCAGCAGCGTATCGAAGCCCTGCTCGAACACTGCCTGGATCCCGAGGCCGGTCGCGCCACCGCTGCCGACTTCGCCGACTCGGGGCTTTCCGACGACGAATTCCTCGGCCTGCTCGAGCAACTGCAATGA
- a CDS encoding ABC transporter ATP-binding protein produces the protein MLKATRLRLQFDELKVLDDISLTIPEGCFTALIGANGCGKTTLLNVLARMQRPASGEVLLEGKPHAQFSRRELARRVALLPQRTASPAGLTVRELVMQGRYPWQNWWQQWSEQDQQAVDRAVELADIAMLLDRTLSTLSGGQLQRCWIAMTLAQDTPIILLDEPTTFLDIAHQIALLELLAVLRDQGRTIVAVLHDLNQAARYADNLVMLCQGKVHAQGAPAEVFTASNLKAVFDLDAHIISDPHSGDLLCVPVAPARLRAVEAKVCS, from the coding sequence ATGTTGAAAGCGACGCGACTTCGGCTGCAGTTCGACGAGCTGAAGGTGCTGGATGACATCAGCCTGACGATTCCCGAGGGCTGCTTTACCGCGCTGATTGGCGCCAATGGCTGCGGCAAGACCACCTTGCTCAACGTGCTGGCACGCATGCAGCGCCCGGCCAGTGGTGAGGTGTTGCTCGAGGGTAAGCCCCATGCGCAGTTCTCACGACGTGAGTTGGCCAGGCGCGTTGCCCTGCTGCCGCAGCGCACCGCCTCGCCGGCAGGCCTCACCGTGCGCGAGCTGGTCATGCAGGGGCGCTACCCCTGGCAGAACTGGTGGCAGCAGTGGAGCGAGCAGGATCAGCAGGCGGTGGATCGAGCGGTGGAGCTGGCCGATATCGCCATGCTGCTGGATCGCACCCTGTCCACCCTTTCCGGCGGGCAGCTCCAGCGTTGCTGGATCGCCATGACCCTGGCGCAGGACACGCCCATTATCCTGCTCGACGAGCCCACCACCTTTCTCGATATCGCCCATCAGATCGCCCTGCTCGAGTTGCTGGCTGTGCTGCGTGACCAGGGCCGCACCATAGTCGCGGTGCTGCACGACCTGAACCAGGCGGCACGTTACGCCGATAACCTGGTGATGTTGTGCCAGGGCAAGGTGCATGCGCAGGGCGCGCCTGCCGAGGTGTTCACGGCGAGCAATCTCAAGGCCGTGTTCGACCTGGATGCGCACATCATCAGCGACCCGCATTCGGGCGATCTCTTGTGCGTGCCGGTGGCGCCCGCTCGATTACGAGCAGTCGAAGCCAAGGTCTGTTCATGA
- a CDS encoding TauD/TfdA family dioxygenase, whose protein sequence is MLTDLLSRADQSPVQVGIEGSLPFVLRAPVSGDSWRDHAELIKGTVDRELHTTGGILFRDFAFRDASDFEDFARSFGHELLTYDYASTPRTKLNSRVYTSTEYPAHQVIPLHNEQSYSLNWPMKIWFHCIQAAPVGGETPIADSRLVYQRINPVIRQRFADKRLMYVRNYGNGLDLTWQQAFSTEDRNEVERFCRLSHIDFEWKDDGELRTRQVCQAVAQHPVTGEWVWFNQAHLFHISNLPAALRETLVSIVGEEGVPRNVFYGDGSAIELEALEHVRDVLQRTQVIFPWQAGDALMLDNMLVAHGRSTFQGARKVVVAMAEPAPLG, encoded by the coding sequence ATGCTTACCGATTTGCTCAGTCGTGCAGACCAGTCACCGGTTCAGGTGGGTATCGAGGGATCGCTGCCCTTCGTGTTGCGCGCCCCTGTGTCAGGTGACTCCTGGCGCGATCATGCGGAGCTGATCAAGGGAACCGTCGACCGAGAGTTGCACACCACCGGCGGTATCCTCTTTCGCGATTTCGCCTTCCGTGATGCCAGCGATTTCGAGGATTTCGCTCGCAGCTTCGGTCACGAGCTGCTGACCTACGACTACGCCTCCACGCCGCGCACCAAGCTCAACAGCCGCGTCTACACCTCCACCGAGTACCCCGCTCACCAGGTCATTCCGCTGCACAACGAGCAGTCCTACTCGCTGAACTGGCCGATGAAGATCTGGTTTCACTGCATCCAGGCCGCGCCGGTCGGCGGCGAAACACCCATCGCCGACAGCCGCCTGGTCTACCAGCGCATCAATCCCGTCATCCGCCAGCGTTTTGCCGACAAGCGCCTGATGTACGTGCGCAATTACGGCAACGGTCTGGATCTCACCTGGCAGCAGGCGTTCAGTACCGAGGATCGCAATGAGGTCGAGCGTTTCTGCCGGCTCAGTCATATCGACTTCGAGTGGAAGGACGACGGCGAGCTGCGCACGCGCCAGGTCTGCCAGGCCGTGGCGCAGCACCCGGTCACCGGCGAGTGGGTCTGGTTCAACCAGGCGCACCTGTTCCACATCTCCAACCTGCCGGCGGCACTACGCGAGACGCTGGTGTCCATCGTTGGCGAGGAGGGCGTGCCGCGTAACGTCTTCTACGGCGATGGCTCGGCCATTGAACTGGAGGCGCTGGAGCATGTACGCGATGTACTGCAGCGCACCCAGGTCATTTTCCCCTGGCAGGCGGGCGATGCGCTGATGCTCGACAACATGTTGGTTGCCCATGGCCGCTCCACCTTCCAGGGGGCGCGCAAGGTGGTGGTGGCCATGGCCGAGCCTGCGCCATTGGGCTGA
- a CDS encoding ABC transporter substrate-binding protein has protein sequence MLKLKALLPMACVLLGLASMQAVAADTRVFENRFGRVEVPVAPRCVVSLHDLSLTTQLLELGVKPCGSTGRKKLFSDALFRGAQQRFDVSGISYVGSHQSPDLEAIAALKPDLIVGLSYHEELKERLSKIAPVVLLPAREADIKTYARELADLVGKQQRYEEMLKEYQWIVGEFAKRVKDPGRITVTTLEVYPDGFQLIGRSGMDDVIADFGLGRVAAYKEARQNVPYSLERIGDFDSDFIIDTYEEMLGSEADTEAFRRSPQWQNLFAVKNHQFLYFNRSRFADTMQGMIGSAYLLLSHIGERAYNLQDK, from the coding sequence ATGCTGAAGCTCAAAGCCCTTTTGCCAATGGCCTGCGTGCTGCTCGGCCTGGCCTCGATGCAGGCTGTCGCCGCTGATACCCGTGTGTTCGAGAACCGCTTCGGCCGTGTCGAGGTACCGGTGGCGCCACGCTGCGTTGTGTCTCTGCATGACCTCAGCCTGACCACGCAACTGCTCGAACTGGGCGTGAAGCCTTGCGGCTCCACCGGGCGCAAGAAGCTGTTTTCCGATGCCTTGTTTCGCGGTGCGCAGCAACGCTTCGATGTCTCCGGCATCAGTTATGTCGGTTCGCACCAGTCGCCCGATCTCGAGGCCATCGCCGCGCTCAAGCCTGATCTGATCGTCGGGCTCTCCTATCACGAGGAACTGAAGGAGCGGCTCAGCAAGATCGCTCCGGTCGTGTTGTTGCCAGCGCGCGAGGCCGATATCAAGACCTATGCCAGGGAGCTGGCCGACCTGGTGGGCAAGCAGCAGCGCTATGAGGAGATGCTCAAGGAGTACCAGTGGATCGTCGGCGAGTTCGCCAAGCGGGTGAAGGATCCAGGGCGCATTACCGTGACTACTTTGGAGGTCTACCCGGATGGTTTCCAGCTAATCGGCCGGTCCGGCATGGATGACGTGATCGCCGACTTCGGCCTCGGGCGTGTGGCGGCCTACAAGGAGGCGCGGCAGAACGTGCCGTACAGCCTGGAGCGTATCGGCGACTTCGACAGTGATTTCATCATCGACACCTATGAGGAAATGCTCGGATCGGAAGCTGACACCGAGGCTTTCCGCCGTTCGCCGCAGTGGCAGAACCTGTTCGCGGTGAAGAACCATCAGTTCCTCTACTTCAACCGCAGCCGCTTCGCCGACACCATGCAGGGCATGATCGGCTCGGCCTACCTGCTGCTGTCGCATATCGGTGAGCGTGCCTACAACCTGCAGGACAAGTAA
- a CDS encoding FecCD family ABC transporter permease: MSRAWSWPLWLSILLAIGLASMLHLAVGAKSIPWADVWQALVAYDPSNADHSVIRGSRLPRLWIAMVVGACLGLAGTVMQAVGDNPLADPGILGINSGAALFVVVGLLVLPGNDMSMIPLFAFSGALVAAVGVMLLAGRTPNPVRLTLSGAMMAALFGAITAILLLLDQQGLDSLRRWLTGSLGITGANLPTWLWPYVAAGLLLCLVNVRALNAYRLGAQVASSMGVNLLRMRLLSLAAVVLLSGCAVALAGPIGFVGLVVPHAARLLLGHDLRRLLLAAPLLGGLLLILADVVARTLVSPYELNTGIVTALIGGPVFVVLVLRKMK; encoded by the coding sequence ATGAGCCGGGCGTGGAGCTGGCCACTGTGGCTGTCGATCCTGCTGGCGATCGGTCTGGCGTCGATGCTGCACCTGGCGGTGGGGGCCAAGTCGATTCCCTGGGCGGATGTCTGGCAGGCACTGGTGGCCTACGACCCGAGCAATGCCGATCACAGTGTCATCCGCGGCTCGCGCCTGCCACGCCTGTGGATTGCGATGGTGGTGGGAGCCTGCCTGGGCCTGGCGGGCACCGTGATGCAGGCGGTGGGTGACAACCCCTTGGCCGACCCGGGCATTCTCGGCATCAACAGCGGTGCGGCCTTGTTCGTGGTGGTCGGGCTGTTGGTATTGCCTGGCAACGATATGAGCATGATTCCTCTGTTCGCCTTCAGCGGCGCCCTGGTGGCCGCCGTCGGCGTTATGCTGCTGGCCGGGCGCACGCCCAATCCGGTGCGCTTGACGCTGTCCGGGGCGATGATGGCCGCGTTGTTCGGCGCCATCACCGCGATCCTGCTGCTGCTCGATCAGCAGGGGCTCGACAGCCTGCGCCGTTGGCTGACCGGCTCGCTCGGCATCACCGGTGCGAACCTGCCGACCTGGCTCTGGCCCTATGTCGCTGCCGGCCTGCTGCTGTGTCTGGTGAATGTGCGGGCATTGAATGCCTATCGCCTCGGTGCGCAGGTGGCCTCCAGCATGGGGGTCAATCTGCTGCGCATGCGCTTGCTCAGCCTGGCCGCCGTGGTGCTGCTGTCCGGTTGCGCGGTGGCGCTGGCCGGGCCCATCGGTTTCGTCGGGCTGGTGGTGCCGCATGCGGCGCGGCTGCTGCTCGGGCACGATCTGCGCCGTCTGCTGCTGGCGGCGCCGCTGCTCGGTGGCTTGCTGCTGATCCTGGCCGATGTGGTCGCACGCACCCTGGTCAGCCCCTACGAGCTCAACACCGGCATCGTCACTGCCCTGATCGGCGGTCCGGTGTTCGTCGTGCTGGTATTGAGGAAGATGAAATGA
- a CDS encoding FecCD family ABC transporter permease, protein MSRWLTTPRRLAGLPWIGRPIDLLSALLLIALLLGLALYAASVGSYSMDMAQLWRSLFSGDASAAQANVLWELRLPRILLAILGGAAMALAGVLMQSLTRNPLAAPGLVGVEAGASVTMLLILVLWPQALPLPLYPLAALLGGLAVALLIVGLSWRGAIAPLRLILVGVGLTAMLGAVADLLITYGNIDRVESALMWLGGSLHRGDWPQVQSLALWLLIAGLPLLFCHRQLNLMQLGEGVALSRGLNLTWLMLLLLLCSVMLTAATVANIGVMTFVGLVAPHLARQLCGERHGALLPLSALFGAVLVLLGDTLGRALLPPLQLPAGLVVALIGAPYLLVLLARQRNR, encoded by the coding sequence ATGAGCCGTTGGCTGACGACCCCGAGGCGTTTGGCCGGGCTGCCCTGGATCGGGCGGCCGATCGACCTGTTATCGGCTTTGCTGCTGATTGCGCTGCTGCTGGGGCTGGCACTGTATGCCGCCAGCGTGGGCAGCTATTCGATGGACATGGCGCAGCTCTGGCGGAGCCTGTTCTCCGGTGACGCCAGCGCAGCGCAGGCCAATGTGCTGTGGGAGCTACGCCTGCCGCGCATCCTGCTGGCAATTCTCGGCGGGGCGGCGATGGCCCTGGCTGGCGTGCTGATGCAGTCGCTGACGCGCAACCCACTGGCTGCGCCGGGATTGGTCGGGGTGGAGGCGGGCGCCAGCGTCACCATGTTGCTGATCCTGGTGCTCTGGCCGCAGGCCTTGCCGCTGCCGCTCTATCCCCTGGCAGCGTTGCTCGGTGGTCTGGCGGTGGCGCTGTTAATCGTCGGCCTTTCCTGGCGTGGTGCCATTGCACCGCTGCGTCTGATTCTGGTGGGCGTGGGCCTGACGGCCATGCTTGGTGCCGTCGCCGATCTGTTGATCACCTACGGCAATATCGATCGCGTCGAGTCGGCGCTGATGTGGCTCGGCGGCAGCCTGCATCGTGGTGATTGGCCGCAGGTGCAGAGTCTGGCGCTGTGGTTGCTGATCGCTGGTCTGCCGCTGTTGTTCTGCCATCGCCAGCTCAATCTCATGCAACTGGGCGAGGGCGTGGCGCTCAGCCGAGGCCTGAACCTGACCTGGCTGATGCTTTTGCTGTTGCTGTGCAGCGTGATGCTGACCGCGGCGACGGTGGCCAATATCGGCGTGATGACCTTCGTTGGCCTGGTCGCGCCGCATCTGGCGCGGCAACTTTGTGGTGAACGACACGGCGCGCTGTTGCCGCTGTCGGCGCTGTTCGGGGCCGTGCTGGTGCTGCTCGGTGACACCCTGGGCCGTGCCTTGCTGCCGCCGCTGCAACTGCCGGCCGGCCTGGTGGTGGCGCTCATCGGTGCGCCTTATCTGTTGGTTTTGCTGGCGCGACAACGCAACCGCTGA